The nucleotide sequence CGTCGTCCACTGAGGGCAAACCAGCAGAGACCAGAAAACCTCCGGGCTGAGTGTACCAGACAGAATTTACAGGCCCCCTTGGTGCTTTGCAGATTACAGTGGGTCTTTAGTCTAGCCCAACTCCCCCCAGGACCAATTGTTGTTTTCTGGTCCAGCCGGATTCAATCGGGGTCCCCTCACTGGAACTTGGACAAATCGTGTCTGGTACAGTACGTTGCGACCAACGACAACAACGAACAAAGCCAGAGGTGCCACTTTGTACCTGCAGCCTGCCGCCGGCTCTCTTGGCCGGAGGTTACGGATCGAGGTTTCGTGCATTTGCCTTGCATCTAGTCTGGCAGGCATGCTTGTGtctgtcgttttttttttcctccccaAGCAATGCGTCTGCGAGACGGGCCTGGATGATTACTCTGCTTTACTTTgattctttgtttctttttgttctctACTATTCGTCGGTTGGTTTCACGCCCTCTGCAAGACAACAATTCCCACGCCTTTGCCGCATCCGGATCTACTTCATACCGCTGTCGATCTGGCTTTTACTCCCCTTGTCAGAattctcttttttattttttgtttcttttgctcCCGCTCTCACCCCCAGCCAGTGGCTGTCTATTCGAGCTCGACTAAAGTTGTCTGGCCCCTTTCGTCCACTTACTATGCCTCCTGCCCTGGTTTGGTTCATAAAAATTTGCATTCGAAGCCTGAATCTACAGGGGGTGGTCGGCTTCGACTGGTGCCCGATGATTTCACTATTGTATCCATCCATAGGGTAAAACTAAGTAGTTTACTTTGCACTCCTGGGTCCCACTCCATGATTTCCGCCTTATTCTGGAAATCAATTTTGAAACATCACGCACAATCAAGATCGCCTATCCCCCAATGCCCTCCCGGTATGCGTAcgcggcggctcgctcggtaGAGCATCAAAATTCGTGTACAATTTTTGACCGAAGGTCCTACCTTGACTCGTTGCCTGCTATTGATCTTGAGGGGTGTCGGTTTTGAAGCAATTTTGGGCGTAGGACTTTGATTGATTTTATCTTTATGGATTTTTTCAtctgtttcctttttttatcttatttctcattttattttattttccttgGTCCGGAGAATACACACCCCCTGTCACCTTTTTCGCTGGTCAAGGTCTGTCCATCAGCATCGCCCCCCTCTCTTACCCATGGGTCCCACAGGGCAAGCATTCACACACACCTTGTCAAGTTCGACAAGCACCGCCTTGTTAGTTACCAACGGGCAATACAGTCAGTCAAAGTACGAATGCGTTAGGCGTTGGCGGCCCCAGTTGGGTCGCTATATATCTATCTGCtcgcccaccaccaccagtcTTTTACATTTGCAAATTCCCATCTCATCACATCAAAGCATCTTACTCCTACTCCAGCCGGACCTAACTCACTCAGGCCCCTTCTCTTACACCACCAGACATCATCAACTGTCTTACACCTAATACAGACCACTCAACTGTCATAAGCTCGATCTTCATCCACCACCCTAAAGACCTAGAACAATATCAGTCTTTGACTACACACAAGACATTGGCACATTACCCAATCACAACCGCAAACATGAGCTACCATAGCAGCAAGTACGGTGTCCCCGTCATCATTTCTTCCAAGGATGAGAGGCGGTCGTCAGTCAGCTCTACAGACTCTCGATCATCCTCTTCTAGCCGGTACTCGAGCTCATCGGTGTATAGCTATAGTTCCGCGGGTGCATCGTCACGAACCTCGTACAGCGACAGCAGCTACCGTGACGCTACCTCCAAGCAGCGAAGTGGTAGGAGCGAGGTTGTCGTTGTCAACACTTCCCGACGATCGAACCCATCGAGGTCCTCTCCCACGCCCGACTACGGCCACGTCTCGGAGAGGTACACGTACCCGGCGCACTCCTCCAGCTCATCTCGGGGCTCTTCGGGTGGCTCATCGTCTTCCAGGAGCTCACACACGTACTACGAGCCGAGGCGATAATAGACGCATCTCGTGTGACTCTCTTTTTACTCGAGCCGACTTGAAATAACGAAAAAAAGCAATGCTTTTTGCGCGGTCGAACCCACGAATCGGCCGAGAATTTTATCATCAGATGCAACCAGTCTGACATACATACGCCCCTACTTGCACTTTTCTCTTGTAGTGCCACAAACCCTTGGTCAAAGcgcgttttttttctttttttttgggtgtcTTATTCTAGTGTATAACGATCATCGGATATTTTATGTTGGACAAATGTCATGGCTTTGAGAGTCATCAACCGCATGTATTTCTCTTTATTCTTGTTTGCATTTACTGTTGCGCAGGTGTTGGGAGGCTAGACATTGGGAACGGCGTTTATAAACTAGAAAGACTGGGACAGACGACTAAACGTTTTCTAGATGGCATGGAATATAGGATGCATTTACGGGATTCGTTTCCCAATGTTTCAGACTAGATAGATATGGTTGGAAAACATATATTCattcttcttttgctttgCTATTGCTTATTGTTTTCTTCTTGACTTTGTCTTTGCAGATCGCCCGAGAATCCCACGTGAAAAGCAGAACAgtaacaaaaagaaagaatgtCAACGCAAAGCATTGTGCAGCAAGGTTTCTTTACCAAATTCGCCATTTAGCTTTCACGGGGTGTGGGATTTTTTGTGGGAGGCAGCCCAAAAACCCGCATTTGggttttttcttgctttaaGAAATTACTCCACCCCCTTCCTTTGACAGCTCGGGAAACTCGGGTTACTACACAATGGCGTGTCGCCGCGTCTCTCCTTGGCCCTGGTCACACAGCAGCAGGAAGGACCGTGACAAGCATCAAGAAACGCATTGAACAAAGGCAATATCACTGAAAACTAGGAACCAGAAAAATGTAAAAATTTCCTACTCAGCCCCCTCCACGACGCGTTGCGTAGTGTTCGATTTTTAGACGCGCGCAGCCGCCGCTTGGTTGCTTATGCCCATCGGCCGATCTGCCGCGCATTTGGGCCACTCCCCCAAAACCCACTTGCCACATGGGTTGTGACGATGGACGGGTTCTCGAGTTCCCCCAGTTTGGAGGTTGGTTGGCTTGTGTAATTGTCAAACTGTTGTACGTTGGCAAGGGTTCTTGGCTGAGGATGGGTTGCTCCAAGTGGCTGAGTAAAAATAGGTACCCTTGGCTACAGTAAAATGAAAAGGCTGCGGTGACTCTAAGATAAGGACGGGCTGCAGTCCTTGGCGGCTCTTTGTCCTGTGCCGGGCCAGCCTTACAGTAAAGGGTTCGAAGGTTTGGCAGCCCGTCCGAACATGGTTGCATTTAGTAAGCCCAGGTAGTACTGCCAAGGAATTTCAGGGGACTTGGACCTCTCTTCACACCATTTACCCAGAAACAATCAAGTGGCACTTCAAAAACTGCAGAGCACAAATTGCCGCGTCATTTGCCAAACTTTTTTTGATTGCTGATACTCATTTGAGCACATTCAGGGTAGGCGTTCGGGTGGGAAACTCTTCATCGTGACGAGCCAAGTTTTGAATGCTGTGCTGGATCGACGCGGTACCTGTGTTTTAATGCTTGCCCGGCAGTAATAACAATGAAACACACCGGGACGAGGTGAGGTGAGAATCCCCGAAAGATATCTACGCAATACTTCAAGCCTCTGCATGAATGCACAACCAGAATCGGCTACCGAACGATCTACATACTGAACAGGCCTACCAGGGGGCGAATCAACGAAACTTGTAGTGTACTCCGTACAGCTTTTGTTCCAATCCATACAGTTCTAGGCTTACCACTCGACCTTTGTTGGCAAACCTGGTAAACAATAGCGGCCCCCCTCCGCCCATGGCGCAGCTTACCTTATGACACAACCTACTACTTAAGCTACCCACTTCGTAACTCTTTCTGCTCAGCAACTCAGCCGCCAGGGGTCTACGCTGTCCACAAGCTGTCAAAGGTGGAGTAGGTTTCCCAGCCCCCGCCGGGATGGTGCGGGGCAGACCAATGACAAGCTCTAGATCTGCCGCCGTTCTGCCCATGCTTTCAGTTCGTTGGACCAATgcccacctccaaatcagCTGTTTCCGGCGCAACCCGTGCTTGCCTGCCCCATGTGCTCCAATGCCAAAACATGAGTGACTTGCACCTGAGCTCTGAAAGCTATCCGTACCTCTGCAAAATGTTTTGGGATGCAATCTTTCCCCTCCGGCTGATTTATTCCACTTGAGAGAGAGCTCACACGCCTCTGTTCTGCATGCAAATTTCCTTTTGATCCTAGAACATCACGAGCCTTCTTTTTCCTCACACAACCCATTGTAAGCTTCACATCCACTCAGAAATACCTTACTCGGCTAAAACCCACAAGGTCGAAGCTTTGAACCTGGTCCGATCACTCGCCTCCCCGCCCTACGTCATTGGAGGCGCCGTTGCCTGCGAGGGTACAAACAAGTCGTCCGACTGCGCCTCTCTTGAGCTGAAGCTACATTACACAACTGACCACCACTTTTAAGCagtttctatttttttcaaTTAAATCAAACACTCAGCCTCACCAAACACACCTCTTccctcttgtcttttttttggtttctcAAATAAACACCACCAAATAAATTTCCACAATCAAACCCACCCCacccaaaaaaacacacaccaTGGCGGAAGACAACAAGAACATCGAGTCGCAGCCCGCCGTCGACGAGACCCCAATCTCGCCCTCGCGCCCCAACCAGCGCCGCAAGAACTCGCTTGAGGAGCACCTGAAGAACCGCCCTGAGCGCGCCGAGCTTGTCGACCGTAAGTGCATCTCCTTTGCCTGACTGttaattttattttcccTCCCCTTTTGATGTCTCCTTTCTACCAAAGCGATGATGCATACACCCCCGTTTCCTTTCTGATTCGACCAAAATACCAACAATACCCCGTCAACGTCTACAGGAAACATCCTCCCGGCGTCCACCGCGGCTCCCGCTCTTCAGGAGAAGCAAAAGGAGCTGGCCAAGCACATGCGCGCCGACTCGCTCAACGAGAAGATTGCGCACCGCCCTTCGCCTGACGAGCTGATCAAGAAGGGCGTCTTGGACGAGGATCCGAGGACCGCAGAGGAGAAGTACGCCGAGGCGATCGAGGACGAGTACGCCAAGCGCGAGGGTGGTGCTTAGATTAATATCACGTTTTCTTGTCtggttctttttgttttcgtttGTCTCTGATATACCTCAATGTTTTGACCCGAAAGATATCGTGGTCCTGTTCGCTTTATAGCCCGGGGGCAGCTGTTTGAAATGTTTATGCAGATTGGTTGATCCTCTCCCCTCGCATTGAGAAAAGAACGCTTTGGTGGATGGATCCATGCCTTTTAGGAGTCATCTCGTACGTTTTAGTCTTCTGTGGATATGAAGTATGCTGTTTTCTAATAACCTATTCATTCCTCATTATTCATAATCCCTTGAGGGAAATAAATATATACAATATGCTTATCCAAATCGAATCTTCTTTTGCTTCGGATCTGGATTCTTGGGAGTTCTGCCTCGCTTTCGTTCCGGCAGCTGCTTAGGGCGTCGGTTTTCTGAAGCTGATCTGTCATCTGCAAGAGAAGGATTGCGGGCCTCTTGCTGGACCGTCTCCCTTATTGCCTGCCTTGACAAGCACATGTCAATGTGCTCGTTGAACTCTCGTTCGTTGGCTGTCTGGGGTCGTGCGCAAATTGGACAGTCCCACAGTTCCTCTTCTGGCGTAGGGTCTTTGACAGGCTTCGGGTTCGGCATGATCACCTTGCCGTTTTTCAGGTATGGACTTGCACCCTGGGGCTCTCGCTCCTGCTCATTCACCTCCGCAGCTTCGCCCAATTCCTCTTCAGGCCATTGCTCCCACTCTTCGTCGTCCATCTTAAAACCCGGTTCTGCCGAGACCTCGTCCACACCCTCCTTTGCTACATCAGCGTCACCAGACCCGGGCCGTTGTGCCCTGAGACCAAAAAATGCAGCCGTATCGGGCTTCTTGGTGCTGACGAGGTTTGTGCACCTCAGACCCATGAGCCGGCAGGAAAAGCCAGGTTTctccttttccaacctcgcGAGCATCGGCAGCGAATAGTTGTACAGGTCTTCTGCGAGATGTATTGAGCGTGGCAGGATGACTTGGCGCGTGTACACCTCAAAAGTGTGCAGTTTGATCTTGATGACCAGCGTGCGGCCTTTGACCTCTGCTCGCTTCATATCCTTTTCTAATTCTTCGGCCGTGTGTCTAAGCTTTTTGCGCAGATCGCCAGGCTCGCTGATTGAGTTGAAAGTGCTCTCCGTGCCTACGCTTTTGCGTTCATACTCCTCGGCGGGCTGGATATTAGTCCTGCCTAGGCCGAGATAGCAGTCTACCAAAAACTTGAAGGCCTTTTCGCCAAACAGCTGCGTCAGGTATTTGCGCTGCGGGTAGATGTCACCGCAAGTCGAGACGCCGACCGCTTGCAACTCCCTCTCCAAGACTCTGCCTATGCCGTTGACCTTTCGACACGGCATATCACGCATGAACTCTATAATGGCAGGTCTCTCACTGGGCAACACATATTGCCCATTGGGCTTGTTAATGTTTCCGCAAATCTTTGCGAGCTTCGCATTGGCGGCCACTCCGGAAGATACAGTAATGTTTGTGCTGAGATGAACCTCACGACGCATCTGCTCAACCGCCTCCCCGGGCTCCAGGTTGTTGTCGGCGCAGTACTGAGTGATGTTTAGGTACGCCTCGTCGATGCTGGCGCTCTCGAACCGAGGATCATACTTTGCCAGCACCTTTCTGACCTCCTGGGCTTTTGCTGTATACTTTTCGAAATTTGGCTTGATGAATACGAGGTTGGGGCAGAGCTTCTTGGCCACGAAACCGGCCATGCCGGAGCGGCAGCCAAAGGTCCGGGCGACGTAGTTACAAGTCGTGAGCACGCCGCCACCAACCGCAAAGGGGAGGTCGACCAGTTCCGGGCGATCAAGCTGCTCCACGGCGGCGTAGAAGGCGTCGCAGTCCACGTGCACAATCACCTGCGTCAGATCCCGACTGAGCTCGCGCTCGGCTATGTAGGCGTCGGCCAGGCGAAGGTCACGCGACAAGTCCAGGTTGTCCAGCCGGGCCTTTTTGGCCTGGATTCGGGCAATCTTTTCCGTCAGAACTTTGTCCTTTTGCTCCTCACGCAGGAAGAACTTGGAATTCTTGGATGCATTGTAGATTATTTCCGAGACCTGTCCCTTGTCAGTTTCGGCTTTGTATGTGGAGCATTGACTGCAAAAATTAAATAACAAGCAGCGTCATCAACCTTTGTTTGGTCCACAGAGTCCTGTCCGGCCTTTAGGAGGGATGGTCCCAGCAACGAGTATTTGAGTGTTTTGTGCTCCTTTTCATTTTCAGGAGACGGCAGATCAGGACCCTTCTCGGCGTTATCGGACATCTCGCTTTTTCCTGTGGCCATCATCGCGAGCTCAACCTTGAAGGGCGACGATGCAGAGTGCCCAGAGACCAGGTGAGAGCTATCAAAAGCATTATCTCTCGACCTTTGAGCCGTAATGATTTGGCTGCGGGATGGTTGTCCATGTTGACAAGCAGCAAAGCATCCGAGAGGCTGAGGTGACGCGCCTTTGTCCAAGTGGGGCTGTAAGCGGCGCGGAATCATGTGACATGTGCCAAGCTCGGTCTACCCTGCATCGATTGGCcaaactaggtacctagattgCGACCATCGATTCACGAGTTGTGTAAGTCACAATGCTCAAATCGACATAAATTCATGGTGATCAAGATTAGCTAAATAGGTTGTTTcttactagaactagttggACTTGAAAAGCCCTTATGACTGCCACAAAGCGGCTGCAGCAAAGACTATATAACCGGAGCAATACCCAACGCCACGCTCCTTACCCGATCCTAAAAATATCCCAAACCCAAGCCAGTCATGATATCGCTGTGCCATCGAAACACTCAATCGAAGCCCCATTGTCCCTTATTCTATAAACCATTCCATCCCAAATGACTCGTTCCATTCCCCCGTCCTGCACACATCAAGCATCGTCTGTGCTCTCCCAAGTTGCCGACGGAACAAGAGAAGCACACGACCTTGCCACATGCGTTGCAGCTACAAGCCTCGGCACCTCCGCACCCATCATCGTCCACATCCATCATGCTCTCGTCGCTTCTCAAGTTGCTTCCACAGTCTTCGCAGCTTGTCGATCCCAGGTCTGTACTAGGGGTAAAGGAAGCCATCATGGGTGGTGCCTTTGAGCTCGCCCTAGGCAGGTTCCAGAAGCTGTGCAGAGATGTTTGTCTTGCTGAAGGTGTCTGCTGTGGGCTTTGGTGTTGCGTGGATGCAAAGCTGGCTGGTGGTTGAATGTGTGCGCGTTGTTGCGCGTGTTGAAGATGCTCGCTGGGGACATCCCTTGCCGAGTAGAGCAGTTCCAAAGTGTGTTCTATAACAAGATTGTAAGCTAGGAGCTCGCAAGAATCGCAAGCCATGTTGCATCTCTGCAACAGGACTGATCATTGGACCGCACTTACGATGTACTTCGTTCTCCGATGGTCGGTTGTCACGGTGACGCTTTACAGTGCGACTGTTGAGATGTGACGGGTTGCTTGAGCGTGAGGAAAAAGACAATCCAATCGGAGCTACGGGGAAGGCAAAGTATGCATCGCCCGGTCGAGGAGGTGAGGAAAGTTGGCTGCTGAAGGACAGCTCCGATTCGGATCGCTTCCTCTTGAGAATGGCCATTGTGAAGAGAAAAGCGTGTATTGTAGGTTGATGAAGATATGTTGATATTTCTCGCGTTTGTGAATTCAATGCTGACCAAATTGTTAAAACAATTGTTCCTGGAGGCTGCTAGCAGTTTGAGTTGTGGTTCGAGGTTGTTGGTAAGTTGGTAACCGATGTGCGAGGTATGTGACTACTTTGGAATATGGGGGGAAAGCAAAACCGGTTGCCCGGTGAGGACGTACCCTCCACCTATAAAAGAAGCGAAAGTGGTGCTAGAACACGGCCGAGTCGCGTAACAATTAGCGCGTCGGGTGGCTTGACGCGAGAATTCAATTAAGCCCTGTGGGCCTGACGGGCAAACCTTGCGCGTTGCTCCCCACCTCAAAATTAACCGCAACTTGGGACGGAACGCCGAGACAAGCTTGACCAGTGTTCCCATCATCCCATGTCATTTGGCACCTTCATCCTACCTAATTTTCACAACAAAAGACCCAAAGCCACCCTTGCCCTCAAAGACCTTTGTGAACCCATCCTTGATCCCGTCCAGATCATCAAACCCCACAATATTCGAGACGGGCTTGATCTTCCCCGCCGCTATCAGCTCACCACACGCCTCTAGGTCCTGGCGATTCCCCGGATGCCCAGAGATAAAGTCCCTCTTGATGTTGGTTCCTCTGAGCTTCCAGTCGTACCACCACTGAAGCATGGTGACCACCCAAACAACCCAGAACGGCACCGTCTTCTGCCCCATCACAAGCCGTAATTGCTCGACCGTAGGACCGGCCGCGATGGAGACCATGACGCCAGTCTGCCGCTTGAGCATCTGAAATGGCTGCGAGTTGTGCCATTGCGTGTTGTAGACAAAGTCCACCTGCTCTTGCCCCACCTCCTTGACGACGTCTTGCTTTTGGTAATCGAGCACCTGATCCACCGCGCCCGGGAGGTGCTTCTCGACCAGAGACATCTTGGGCGTTGACACGGTGCTGATCACCCTGGCCGCCCCGTAGACGTTCTTCGCCATCTGCACCGCGATCGACCCCGTTGCCGAGAGTGCGGCAGGCACAAAGACCGTCTTGCCCTCGAATGACTTTTGTCCCATGAGTTCGAACCCGCGCCGGAAGGACTGGTAGGCTGTGACGGCGCTGCCGAGTATGCCCGCGCATTCCTCAAAGGACATATGCGGCGGCTTGGGTAGTAGCAGGCTTTCGGCCGTCACTGTGTATTCTGCCATCCATTTCTCGTATTTCATGGGAAGCATTGGCCGGGTCCAGCTTCCACCCATGACTTCATCACCGGCTTTGAACCTTTTGACGTCTCTGCCGACCGCAACGACGACGCCGGAGCCCTCCAAGCCCATTATCATTGGGAAGCTGTGGACATAAAACCATGTCAGAACGGAGGACAATGTCGATTGACGATTGCTTAAACTCACCTCGAGTCCACTAGCACGGAGAAGTTCCCTTTGGCCAATATTGTTTCGCCTACCGTCTTTCAACAGTGTATTATGTTAGCTCCTGAACACCGACACGGGGTTTACGATCCCATTCTTACTGTTCCCGCGGCGTAAACGCGGATCAAAACATCATCTGGCCTGGTAATCTCTGGTGTCGGGACATCGCTGATGGTATAGTCTTTTGGCTTGCAATATTTGGGTGCGACGAGCGCCTTCATTCGACCGGGGGTTGTGAGTGATGCCATTTCTGAATGAGCTTATTGTGGAACCGTGGTCATCTGACTGGAATGGTATACAAATAATTGCTTGAGAAAAAGAAGCATTTTACATCGATTACTTATATATTTTTGGTTGGGGACACTGTAGGCAGCAAGAGGCTTCCGCCGGCTGTTCTGTTCGGCGCCGAAACGCCGAGTCTTGGCAAGATCATATCAATAGCGTGTGACGGACGGATCAAAAGCCTTGCCTAATGGGGGTCAATAATATTCAGCAACATAACGAACCGCCGAAGCTGACGACGTAAACTAATACTGTCACGCCGGAACGACGATTAAAGCAGAAAAACTACCGAATAAATTAACTGCCAAACGGGGTAAGATTGGAGTCCAAAAATTTAATGCCCATGGAGTGTCCTCCTTTTCGGCTCCGAATTTCAGCCCCTCGCGAAAGACTTTCCCCTACAGCACCAACCGATGCAGGAAGCTTGACAGCATTTATTCCTGCGCCCTAGAAGCATCTTCTCTGGCCCTTAAACCATCCTGGTCGAGAAACTTGATCGTAAACTTGAAGCTGAGTTGACCGCTAGGGATTCCGAAGCGGGTTATCCCATTTCCTTCACGTCTCCGAGCGCGAAAGACCTCAATCCAACGCTTGATGGCTAGATAAAGATGGACAAATCTGTGCGGTGCCAGAAGGAACCAAGTTAGTATATTAACACCAACCATACACTTTGATGCAGTTTTCTCGAAAGTGCTCCTTTCACAGTGTCGAAACGTAAACCAAAATGAACAAAGAACAAACTCACGCAAGCAGGAAAGTCGAGCCAAAGGCAATACCCAATAGGACGTTGACGGTCACGGCATTGTCCAAACAAGCAGGCTCATAAGGATTGCTCGGCGGTCGCTTCGGGTAATGCGGGCTACAGTAAGCCCAGTCGCCCGCGGGCGAGCCTTTGGTATGGCTAACCAGTATCAAGGGTATCGCCATATCCACGAAGAGATTCGGGCCCAGCCACATCGGCTTGTTCTTCCGGTAAAGCAGGCGGAGGTTGAAGATTGCAAAGGTGAGGGCCACGACGGACTATTTATTTTTTCGGGGCAGCAGTATTGTCAGCTCATCTTCTTGCGGCCTGACTGTTTGTTTTTCTCCTCCAGGGAGCGCGTCCCTATGTTCTCTCACTCACCATGACCGTGAACCATGGCGCCGAGTATTGCGTCCACCACCCCAAATTAGGACTTTCCGAGATGGTCAGCTTCCCCAGGAAGGCAAAAGCCGCAATGAAGCCTGCAAGCCCTACTGCCGACAGCACGAGAGACAGCCATGTCCCAATGAATATGTCCTTCGGCCGGCCCTCTGGACGAGAGACAACCCGGGCATCTGCTTCCACATCGGTATTCCCCGGAATCGCGTTCTGGTCATCGGTCGCGTGCTCATCCGCTGGAGTGCTGGATGAGCCAAGGAGCGGGGCGTTTTCGGGCGTTGCCGATTGTTCCGTTTCGGCCTGATCTGACATTGTTGACCACGTACTTGCTTTTGTGAACTGGCCTTTTCAATCCAAACTGCAGGTCTGCTCTTTTTCTGTCACTACGCTGAGCTCATTTCTAAAGAAATGTGTCCGTTGCGTGGCTGGGCGTTTCCCTTCAAGCCTTGGGTAGTCAGTCCATGTTGCTAATTCCCTGGGCATGGGAATGCAAAAGTAAGCTGATGGAAAGCATCAGGATGACAGCTTGTCGCGTCATCAATATCCGTGGCTCAAGTccattgttttggcggaCTTTGATCCTAGGT is from Pyricularia oryzae 70-15 chromosome 2, whole genome shotgun sequence and encodes:
- a CDS encoding DNA polymerase kappa, which codes for MMATGKSEMSDNAEKGPDLPSPENEKEHKTLKYSLLGPSLLKAGQDSVDQTKVSEIIYNASKNSKFFLREEQKDKVLTEKIARIQAKKARLDNLDLSRDLRLADAYIAERELSRDLTQVIVHVDCDAFYAAVEQLDRPELVDLPFAVGGGVLTTCNYVARTFGCRSGMAGFVAKKLCPNLVFIKPNFEKYTAKAQEVRKVLAKYDPRFESASIDEAYLNITQYCADNNLEPGEAVEQMRREVHLSTNITVSSGVAANAKLAKICGNINKPNGQYVLPSERPAIIEFMRDMPCRKVNGIGRVLERELQAVGVSTCGDIYPQRKYLTQLFGEKAFKFLVDCYLGLGRTNIQPAEEYERKSVGTESTFNSISEPGDLRKKLRHTAEELEKDMKRAEVKGRTLVIKIKLHTFEVYTRQVILPRSIHLAEDLYNYSLPMLARLEKEKPGFSCRLMGLRCTNLVSTKKPDTAAFFGLRAQRPGSGDADVAKEGVDEVSAEPGFKMDDEEWEQWPEEELGEAAEVNEQEREPQGASPYLKNGKVIMPNPKPVKDPTPEEELWDCPICARPQTANEREFNEHIDMCLSRQAIRETVQQEARNPSLADDRSASENRRPKQLPERKRGRTPKNPDPKQKKIRFG